The Planctomycetota bacterium genomic interval TGCCCGCAACCGACGCCGCGTAACCCGGACCCACCCATGTCGAAAATCTGGACCGTTACCGTTCGTGAATACCTCGCGGCCGTGAAGACCAAGGGGTTCATCGTCGGCCTGATCATGATGCCGATCCTGATGGGTTTCGGCTTCGTCGCGGGCCAGTTTGCTCAGAGCGTCGGCGATGGCAGCACCCGCAAGGTCGCCATCATCGACCACACCGGCGGCACCGTCTACGACATGATCGAGGCCGCGGTCGAACGTCACAACGCGAAGCCTCAGGTGCTCGGAAGCGGCGAAGACGAGGACGGCGAACCGATCACGCGCCAGACCGAACCGAAGTTCGTGATCGAACGCATTGATGCGACCGACCTCGATACGCAACGCGTCGATCTCTCCGACCGTGTGCGTAGCGGCGAGCTGTTGGCGTTCGTGGAAGTCGGCGAAGACTTGCTGCAACCGAAGATGAAGCAGCTCAACCCCGACGACCTCAAGGAACTCGAAGAGGCCGCCCAAAGTCCGACCGCCGCGCTGGGCGCGATGGACATCCTCGGCAATCTTCAGACCGACTCGAGCGTCGTTCGTTACGTCTCGAACAAGCCGACTTACCGCACGTTCACCAACCTGCTCAACCGTGAGCTTCGCCAGCCCGTGCAGTTCAAGCGGATGGCCAACGCCAACATCAACCTCGGCGTCGTGAGCCAGGTCATGCAGCTGGCCACGCCGATGGCCATCCAGGACGGCGGGCTCTACGAAAAGACCGAGACCGGCGAAGTCGCGGAGGAAAGGAAAGGCGGTCGGCTGATCGCCGCGTTCGCCGTGCCGATCGGGCTGCTGGCGGTGATGTTTCTCGTCGTGATGACCGGCGTCTCGCCCATGACGACCAACGTCATCGAGGAGAAGCAGCTACGCATCGCCGAGGTGTTACTCAGCGGCGCCCGGCCGTTCGAGATCATGATGGGCAAGCTCCTCGGCGGCGTCGGCACGGCGCTCACGCTCGGCATCGTCTATGTCGCCGGCGCATACGCCACGGCCGCCTACTTCGGCTTCGCCCAGTTCGTGCCGCCGATGACGCTCGTCTGGTTCGTCGTGTTCACGATCCTGACCGCCCTGCTGTTCGGCGCGATGTTCACCGCGGCCGGGGCGGCCGTGAACAACATCAAGGAAGCCCAGTCGTTGATGACGCCGATCATCCTGCTGTTGGTCGTTCCGATCAGCCTTGTGATGCCGGTGGTGGAGGATCCCAACAGCACGCTCTCCACGTTCCTCGGACTCTTCCCGTTCACGGCCAGCATCATCGGCCTGGTGCGCCTCGCGGTACCTCCGGGCGTGCCACTCTGGCAAACGCTCCTCGCCGTCGCCAGCAGCCTGGCTGGCACGATCGCCGTCATCTGGCTCGCCGGCAGAATC includes:
- a CDS encoding ABC transporter permease, which gives rise to MSKIWTVTVREYLAAVKTKGFIVGLIMMPILMGFGFVAGQFAQSVGDGSTRKVAIIDHTGGTVYDMIEAAVERHNAKPQVLGSGEDEDGEPITRQTEPKFVIERIDATDLDTQRVDLSDRVRSGELLAFVEVGEDLLQPKMKQLNPDDLKELEEAAQSPTAALGAMDILGNLQTDSSVVRYVSNKPTYRTFTNLLNRELRQPVQFKRMANANINLGVVSQVMQLATPMAIQDGGLYEKTETGEVAEERKGGRLIAAFAVPIGLLAVMFLVVMTGVSPMTTNVIEEKQLRIAEVLLSGARPFEIMMGKLLGGVGTALTLGIVYVAGAYATAAYFGFAQFVPPMTLVWFVVFTILTALLFGAMFTAAGAAVNNIKEAQSLMTPIILLLVVPISLVMPVVEDPNSTLSTFLGLFPFTASIIGLVRLAVPPGVPLWQTLLAVASSLAGTIAVIWLAGRIFRVGMLSYGKAPTPRQLVGWVLKG